One Nothobranchius furzeri strain GRZ-AD chromosome 7, NfurGRZ-RIMD1, whole genome shotgun sequence genomic window, TCACCTTCACCACTCCTAGATGACTAAAACATGGAGCTTCTGACGTGATTAACCTCTCAGCTGCTGAATTAGTGAGAACATCATTTCAGTTAAAGAACATTGAATGTTCTAAAAGATAAAAACACCAATAATATAATTTTATATCCacctgagcagcagaaacatcccATAATTATACTAATATAACTAACAGCTTCTGATAAAACACACCAAACCGTGACTGTGAAGCAGCAGCTGATGGGAAAAGGATCAAAATCCTCCTGAAGCTTTGATTTTCCTGACGTGAAACATCAAAAACATCCTGCGGCAGACACgtgactcatccatccatcacctgcGCTGAAACACAAACACTCACCTGTCATGTAAGCACGTCCCGTAGCTACCTGAGTCATCGACTGTCTTCACCAGAGGAACCGAGCAGGAGAACAGGGACAGCTCCGGTACCGTTCCGGTTCTACACGGTGACTCAGGAAGGCGGAGAGCCGGATGCTGGGAGCGTGAGAGGGGCGGGCACGGTTTAACGGAGCGGAAGACCGGAACCCAAATCTCCACACCGTTTATGAAAATCAGCTAAACTAAAAATTCAGTCAACATTTAATGAGCTAACATTTGTGTTATTTCATAATTTAAGCTAACATTTGTctttaaatatcataaaacaaacagaaagattATTAAACGTTAATTTAGGAATGTAATGTCTCAAATGtgcctttaaaataaaaataaaaatgtttcctaCAAATACAAACCTGTGATCGCTCCGCATTTGGCAATTTACACGCGCCACGTGCGTCTCCTAGCTACCAGATAAATCTGTTTCAGGGTTACAAACACCAACGGCGAAAAAAACTTTATTATCTGAGTCAGAATGTTAGAAAACAATGGTTGTGAGAGTCTagcgctagctagctagctagctagctacacCGCTACAAACTCAGGGTTAGTATTCACGAGCAGGGGAATTGATGCCCTCTAGTGGACACAAGCTGTAACTACACCCTTAGCACTAATGAACCACTATGGCATTTTAGCGTTAGCAAGATGTTCTTACGGTCTTTTTACCCtattatttaattaaaaacacaaataaaactgtGTGTATGTAACGATCGTGTGGAGTCAAAAGTGCTAAACCCAACATTTTGTAGACTTTAGCAGAAAAATGCAGGAAAATGGCCCCCTCCAGTGTCAACAAATGGAACTACATGCTAGTTCTGCTAAAGTCATTATTCAGAAAAGAACATGCTAATCTTCTTACTTCAGTCAAGCAGGAAAAATATTTATCTTTGTTTTTGTTCTCTTGGGAATATTAATATTAAGAATAATAAGGACAAGGAGGAAAGAGAACTACCTTCATAAAGGTGTAATAGTTACTGACTAAAATATTTCCTGTatagtctttcaaaataaaaggttcTTGCGTTTTGGTGTTAGCAAGATGGGAACTCGTTCTAACGGTCTTTTCTCTTTTGCTTTAGGCAAAACTGAATGCAAACTGTATCAGAGTAACAATGTGAAACAGATGGTTGAGTGGAGTAGAAATACTCGGTTAGCAACAGCCTAGAAAATCCGTTTTATTGCCTCAACATGAAAAAGGAGGGGGATTTGTCTCCATCCAGTGGTGAGAAGCTGGAACTACACTCAGTAATGAGCGTTTGACCAACGTCACTGCACACTCTCTTATCCTAACCCAGGATAACTAAAACCGGACATTTTTAAACAGGGAATATCTCATCCAGCAGCTTGTCTCTGGGTGATTTGATCTGCCTTAAAATGATAATttctttatatatatttattatacaacttattttgttttttctattAAAAAATCTCCTATTTTTATTCCTGCCCTGTTTAGACAAAACAACACGTGCTCTTATAAAAGTCCCACACGAGCTGTTTTTGCCTCTAAACACCTTTTTTTCTCACGCTGCTACGGAACTGGCTCGTGTCTGAGCGCACGTGCCACGCACAAGCGAACCCCGGCGGCGTCATTACGTCATTCTCAGAGCAAACTGAGGCTGGCAGCTGTAATATGGGTCAGTGCAGATTTCACTGCTACACACTCACGTTTACTCTGTCACAGCTGATCACAGCGCTATAAACAACAACCAGAGGcctaaaataaacattaaaataatgaatgTGGAGCCATCAGGCTGGGAGTCAGCTGCAGGTCTGAGCCATGGGGAAAAAAGGTGGATGCTACCTTCAGGTCAGGACTCTGGTCCACCAGCATGGTGAAATCATGGCTGAGCCAAAAGGCCATGCTCTGGATTTACTGGTCTTCTTTTTCTACCCTCACTGATTCCACCTGGTGATGAAATGTAGATCCTGTCTGGAAAATCAGGCACCTCCTtgtcctcctcctcatcaaacgAAGGTGCACATCTGACAGGGAGTCCACTTGGCTGCTTCATGCTGGAAAAATTCCAGGAATGTCCTGCTAGAGAAAGCTCCAGAACTCTCTAGATGTGTGCTGTCAGGCCTGGGAACACTCAGGGATCCTGCATGAGGAGCTgcagggagaaggaagtctgattCCCACCTAGATGTGTTTCATCCATAACCGTGGATGGATTAGAAAAAAACAAACCAACCTTCCTTCACTCCTCAATCCAATTCCTGAACACTAATCTGCCACCGATCATGTAAGTGGTTATTATCTGTCTCTcctgacaacccccccccccccccccccacccacacacacacacacacacacacacacacacgacacacaCACTAATTGGTCTTATGCAGTGAGAAGGGGAATTAACGCCCTCCAGTGGCGAAAAGCAGAACTGAGCTGGTTTAGAGAATATTTAACCCTCCTGTCAGTGAAGCATAAATCCTGAtgcttttattgttattattaatgtCAACAAGGAGAAAAGGGAACTGCACTTATGAAGTTACAATGTTAGCAGAAACACTTcttggtaattctttcaaaataaaatgctacAGCATTTTAACGTTAGAAACAGTGTCTCGCTCTAACCGTGTGTTTCTCTTTTCATTAAAGTGCTAAAAGCACAGCTAAATGATGATTTTGTAACCGCGTTGAACACAATGGTTGTGTGCAGAAACGACCGGGACCACAGGAGCACCGGGACGCAAACGTCTTCTGTATCATTTAGGTCAACTTGATAAAAACACGAGACATGGTTTTGCAGATTTGGATTTTCCGCCCTCTTGCGGACAAAAGCTGTTACTACAGGAAGCGTTCATAAAGCTACAAAACACAGTCAGCACTTCCTGTAGTTTCCTTAAATaaacgacccgcacttgtatggcCAGAGTAAGGACTCTCTGGTGACCACAAGGCGAACCCACAGTAGAATTAATTCAgttaatataaaataaatattagttAAAGGATAAGTTTATAGATACTAATGCAGCTTAGCAGATACAAACTATTAGTTATAAGTTCAAAGACCAATAAATGCACAACTGCATCTAATAAACACAGACATTAGTCATAAAAGGTCCATATTTTGTTTTAATCAGGAAAAGCATTCATGTTTTgggatttcaaaataaatgtataaACTACAAAAAACAAGAACAATAAAAACTAAACGCAATATAAAAATTTGGTGAAAAAGCTACATAAAAACTGAGTGAATGTTTGATTACAACAGCTGATTTAATTGGATGTTCGACTTGTTAAATCAGACGAATGACATTTTTTATTATAATGAAATATTATAAATACACGGTTTAAAAGGCAAAAATGAAACCAAGTAACATTTAATAACTTCATAACATTCCTCTGAAGTTGGTTTCTCTCACCTAGAACCAGATGCAAGAGTAAAAACTCTAAATGTCGTTTCTACTTTGTTATCCTGATCAGGTTTTTGCTTTCTGATGGTGTGAAAATGTGAATCTTTTATGTCACAGAAAAAGAGCATTTATCCTTTAAAATGATGAAATAATTTCACATCAGAGACATTTATAGTTTCACATTGagtttaaaattatttatgtGACATATTCtaaaaatattcaataaaaaacaaaatgtttacagttttttttccttAAACGACACGGAAGAGAAGTCTTCAGTTGTGTCCACATAACGGCGTCTCCTCGTTGAGCAACTTTACATAAAAACATGAAGCATTTTAAGATTCATGCATCCGATTCTGACTCAATAACcttcttcctcctctcctctgaTGGGTGTGAGTTATGTGTTTACCACAGAGTTTGCACCCTAACCCTAAAAACGTTAAAACTGCTTAAAGGCACAGAAAAGCTGCATTTTAGGCGTTTCTTTCTGCAGCAAACTGAAACAAAGGTTTAACATCACTGCTTTTAAATTAAAATGATTATAAAATTCCTGCTTTTTAATGATTTTGCTGAAAGTTTAAGTTATTTTGAGTGATTTCAAAATGAAAACAATGTGAACAAACTGTAAATCACAAAGAAAATACGATGTAATAAAGGTTATTAAAATACGTTCTCTCCTCTTTAACAGAGTAAAAAAATCAGCTGAACTCCAAAGAGCTCCAGAAGTTTGGAGAACTGCTCCATAATAACTGAGCCGTGACTCAAGACGTTTTCACAGCCTGCAGGAATAATAAGATGCAGCTTTATGCTCATTAATGTAAAAATGGTTTCCAGTGATTCTATCGAACAGAACTTTTATCCTGACCCATCATCGAGATCGATGAGCCGAAAACGTCCACCAATCAACCAAATCTCTTCTGCAGCGTCGCTTCAAACGTTTGTTTCCAACGTTCCAGTTCCTGGTTCTGATGACCCGAGTGACCCACGGCAGCAGCGGCTCACCAGGAGCGATGAAGCTGCTGGAGGGCCGTGTGAGGGTGAGGAGGCTGGAGATCCTGGAGGAGCCTGACTGGGTCTGAGGTTTCTGCAGAGTCAGAGACCAGAGTCGCAGGCCAGAGGTCTGAAGGCCACCTCCATGTTCTCCTCCATGATGAGGTCAAAACGGCACATCAGAGGTCTGAAGGGACCAGAGCGGATCTGTTAGCGTCACCACGAAACCAACCGTCTGTTTCTGGTGAATCTGTTTCTGAGGATCCAGCATGTAAACATGTTTAATAACCACAAAAGTCTAAATCAGTTCCTGAAGCGTGTTTCTGGGTTAATAATTACACGTGATTAGctccctgaacagcctctgttcagggaAATAGAGTTTggctgttagcctcaagggcaacctgctggcttcatcatcactgtaagtcgctttggacaaaagcgtctgccaaataaataaaaataaacacataaaCACAAACGCGTCTGATAAATGCATGAACATCTTTAAGGACtgacgagctaacggctagtcgacTAAAACCAAGGCGAGTGACCATCTTAAATCCTCTCCCAGTTTTCATGTTGACTCACGTCAGGTTATTTTATAAAGTTTTATGATTATTTACATAAATTTTAGTTAAGAGCGACGAGTTTCAGCTGCAGCTGCCTGCGCTACTGGAGCTCGAGTCTGACAGGAAGTTCTTCATGCTTCTGCTGCAACAGAACCGGGATTAATGTGAGGGTTTGTGAGATTTAAACGCCCGGGGCGACATCAGCAACTCTGGTCttcactcagactagccgttagctcatcagtcctgagaGGTGTAAAgaccatttctctgaacagaggctgttcaggaagttgTTGACCGCGGAAAAGACAGGAATGACGTTAAACACACTTCCTTtgatctgatgaagcatccagtaAAACTGAGTTTGGCATCTTGAGACGAGCTTCAGGAATAATAACTAAAATTTGGATCTTCGACCACGTTTGTTCCGACCCGACACGCTCAGGGTCCCTGCTAGATGTGTGTCCCAGTCACACAAACCAGTTCCCAGCCTCGTTTCCGACGTTCCGTGGGATATTTTCCAGAGGAATTTCCTGCTGATGAAGAGAAGCAGGAAGAAGCTGAAACGTCTGACCTGTCTGGATGCTCCAGCGGCGTGAAGCGGATCCTCAGCAGGCGGATCTTGTAACGAGGGCCGATGATGTTCCCGGTGCTAATCCGCATGGAGATCTTCTGGATGTGCTGCAGGTCTTCATCAAACTGGGCCAACAGCCGGCTGGAGGTGTACTGCTCCAGCCGCAGGTGCCTGCTGCCAGGAAAACCAAAACCAGAATCATTACAGTAAAAAGGGCTCCGTCCTGTAATCTGGTTCAGATTACAGACTATAATCCTCAGATCTCATCAAACTCATTAAATCAGACTTAAGTAAAAACATTCAGATTAATATAAATATGTTAAAATGAAAACTTGAGCATTATTAACACGAGTTAATGTTTACTTAAAATTACTATTTTATTATTACTTAAATTTATGATAAAATTATAATATTAGAAAACTTTGTGActccaaattaaaaaaatgtttttatttttccgaGTGTGGACCTTAAAGGTTGATTAGTAGAAAAACCACCTCAGATCTTCAGATAGTCTGGAGAGAACGGATCCAGAACCAGTTTAAAGGATTACAGGACTGTTTTATTCCCTTACTGGTCGATCCGGGCCTCGGTAGAGTTCCTGCCGCTGTGCAGCCGGATGTAGACCACCCCCCAGCGCAGGTACTGGTTCCACGTCACCATGTCCACCCTGTAGATCAGCTCTGCCACACAGAGGGTCACAGATGAGTGCTGAAGCATTTCCAGCTAAAACGTGCTGCAGCAAAGCCAAATGAACCTAATTTAATCCAGATTATTTCAGATCTGAGCGACCTGGTGAACTCACTCCTGTAGGGCAGAGAGGACGTGGTGCTGAAGAAGACCTTGGTCTGTCCCAGTCGTACCAGAGCGTCTCTCCACTGGCTCATGTTGTGTCCTGCAGACAGAACCGCCACTCGTGTTCAGGTTCTGAAGCTTCGGGTTCAATCTGATctgtgcttttcaaaataaaacgacCACAGGAAACTTCTGTTGGCTTTTCTGGCCCGACTGCATCATCTGTGGTTTGTTTTAGGTGAAAATGAAGACCTGCTTCATGCTTCCCATCATGTACGCCATCTTTAGTTTAGCTGGTTTAAAGCCCTGCTCTTATTCAACAGGAACAGGTCACTGATCTGTAGATCTGCTCCCATCACCTACCGAGTACGGGACAGGAAGCGGGTTTGAAGGCCTCACACTGCAGACACTGTCCATCCAGGAAGCGTCCGTAGGAGGAGCACGGATAGCCGGTCAGCTGGCAGGTTTGGTTCAGAGAGCACAAGAACAGGAACACGGAGCGCTGGTGGTCACACACGAAGTAGGATTTACCTAAAGGTCAGAGGGAagaagctgtgagtgtgtgtgtgtgtgtgtgtgtgtgtgtgtatgatttttTTCACCTGCAAAGATGGTTTTGGGACATCCCGGCTGGTCGGCTCCACCGTTGGCGTAGAAATCAACGTGACCGTGAGCTCCTCTGAGTCCAAATGCTGGAAAAACCCAAACAAACTCTTAGATTATGGTTATAAATAAAACACAGGTGGGTAATGGCTCCGTCTCGGTTTCCAGGAACACACGTGTCACCAGCCAAAACCAGGAAGTAATTTTAGGCAGAATCGTGTGCATGATGTCTCCGTTTCAGTTTTATTACCATTCAATGATTAATAAGACATTTGTTTTGATTATTTCATCTCTCAGGCTTAGAATGTTGTTTGGTGCTTGTTTTATTCACCTGGACTGAGTTATCAGTGGCTTTAGATGAATTACCGTGagtttgaattattattattagtaaagACCTGCTAACTTCCTTTGTAGGTCACTTTGTTGTGAATTTGTTGAGTCAGTTCAACTGAATttactttatttaaagagcaagtcaccccctaccagattcttactccactcccacttcctgtttgaaaaatggaacaaatgctgttgcctagcagaccgaggaggcggagctgctaacacacacacacgcacacacacacacgcacgcacgcacgcacacacacacgcacacacacacacgcacgcacgcacacacatacacacacacacacacacacacaggctcacaccgacattgtgacatcatatggtaccagctaacgttctagggtacctcttagccaatagcgatggcagatttagattcaaatgcagagcagagtttttacctgacaacggcacgacactgacagtttcaggcagaacatttaaattttaactaaaatgcaataaagtgcaaaactattgacgacatgtgtctgcagcacgattagacactcatttatatagtttatcagaaaaataagttgggttgggggtgacttgctctttaaacaagacCAATCAGCCTAAAGGTCTGAACTGCAGCATAAAGAGGAACATTTCtgtaaaactaaactaaaacgcTCGGACTCAGTCTTCATTATGAGATTATGAGTCACGTTTGATTTCTGGATTATTAATAATCTGAGTTAGATTCTCACAGTTCATGTCGGTGTGAAGAACGTCCACAAACATGGCGTCGGAGGGGTCCAGCCTGTCCTCCGGTGTGGCGCTGGTGAACATCGGCCCGGCTGGATCCAAACCTGAGACCATAGAGAAGCTTCACACTCAGGTGATCATGTTTCTGCAGCAACACTGGAGGGGGTGGAgcttaacctaaccctaaccctcggaTCCATTTTACCTGTGATGCGGCCGATCTTCCCCTTCAGGTTTGCCCCCACAAACCCCGCCAGGTGAGCTCCCAGACTGACACCGATGAGGTGGATGGAGCTCAGAGAAGCTCCTTCCTCCTGCAGATGTACACCGTGCAGTTGAACTCACAGAAGGTTCTCCGTCCTTTCATCTTTTTGTGAAATATTCAAACAGGATACGAAACAAAACCCAGGTGAGTAAACCGGTCTCACCTGCATAGTCTTGATGAACCCCGTCAGGTTGTGAGCCGCCTCCCTCGTGTAGCTCACAGCAGTGAAGTAGTTGAAGTTGGCTGCTCCTCGGTTCCAGTCCACCACGATGATGTTCATGTCCTCCTGCTGGGCCAGCAGGTGCACTACGTGGTTGATCCAGATGGGCGGGGCTCCGGTGGGACGGTACCCGTGGATGACGAAGGCAGTGGGACGGTGGAGGTCGAAGAGCGGCTGCGAGGACGGGTGGTGGTGATTTATCTCACGGCCACATTCCAGGTTGGAGCGGGTGTAGAGCAGCAGCCGGACGTAGAGGCTGGTTCCCATGAAGCAATGAGACAGGTCCAGGTCAGTGAAGTTGTCACACGTCTCCTCTGTTCTGGTCTCATCTTGACCTGGAGGACATTTGGGATCAGATGAAGTTCCACGAGTTTGTATTAAACTGATGTGTCTTAGTCAAAAACCATTATCTGTGTCCCCGGGGTACCCCAAGGTTTACCACTGGGCCCACTGCCTTTTGTACAACTACACCTCTTCCTTTAAAGTCTTTGTCCACTCGTCTCCATCTTCAGCTTTAACAGACGATACTGTGTAGTGACACTGAAGTCTTACTACAAAGGTCAGCTTTTCTCCTTCAGATTTTCACAAACAAGAACAAAAACCTCTCTCGAGTCCCAACATCAAGCCATGTTTTTCACTCACGTGCTGCTAAAAGTCTCGTATCAACCAACGTGACTCTTTAAAAGCACGGTTTAGTtacagataaaaataaataaacattctgaCACGTAATATTCTAACCCTCGTAGTTCCTCGTTTATAATCTAAGGAAACGGCTTCCTGACCCGCTGAAGACCGTTTGAGGGGAAATGGAAATACTGGATCATCTTTGAGGATTTCGTGACTGCTGCTGAGGTCATCGGGTTAGCGTGTGATCCTTCTAGGGTTGTGGAAACCCAGGGAGTCCCTTATGATGTCATCGCTGTGaggatgactcaggttcacgcttacGCTCTTCCTACATCAGAGGTGACTCACACCTGCGTGttcagacggaagttctcattcgTTTATTAACGTGTCGCATTTTAAACTTCCTGGGCATCAAAGTGAAACTTCCCCACGTtcccacgctgatggtgatgagctacatgtagtcgcagctgccctggggctcaccgacagaggtgaggctgctgcgcagcggtccctccgaccaccagctgcAGGGTTAAGCATCTCTTCTCcctccgcaaactaagaagagcaagagcaccagcccccatcctgtacactttctacagaggcaccatcgagagcatcctgtcgtgcggcatcactgtgtggttcggagcctgcGACGTTTCCTGCATTCAAACCCTCCAACgtatagtgagagcagcagagaaggtcatcggggtctctctcccctccctaccagacatttacagcacccgcctcacaaaaaaggcccttcgcattgcggctgatcccactcacccgatgcaaagcctcttccagctgctgccgtcagggaggagactgcggagtctcaaggccaggaccaacagactgaaggacagctttatccatcaggcagttaggaagctaaactccctcccggctctcccccctctcctctcttttcccccacagtctccctgaacttggttactgtttttatactaaatgtttattttctatctagcgagagtCTGAGAGTAACGTAGTTTcgattctctgtatgtcctgtacatgtggcagaagtgacaataaaactgactttgactttgacttgcccaagggcacaacgacagcaacagactgagcggggctagaacctgcaaccttccgattacggggcgagcgcttaacacctgtgccaccgtcgtcccCCTGTGTTAGACAGAcaggtgagtgggcggggctCTTAGCCCCATAAAGCTCAGAAAACAACATGGCGGCTCCTGTAAACGGACAGTTTTGGCTTCACTTTCAGTGTTTTAGGCACGTTTCCACACAGGAAAGGTTAATTCTACACAGCACGTATTTTTATGCTGAATATTAATTTTGTTTTCATGTTTCTCTGCCAGATGAGGCAAATCCTGCCTctgcaggtttcttcctgtttttcCTCCCACCGTCGCCCGGCTCTTGCTCAGGATGCAGAAACGTGTTAAAGCGGAGGTTTTCCTGGACAGCTTCCCTGGAAATTTCCACCCTGCTGAATCTGATGGTGTAATACTTGGATTAAATTGGTTTGTATGTAACTGGATTACAATCTAGATCTGTTTTGGACTGAACTGGATTGATGGTAATTTAATATGAACTAGATTACAGCAGCCAGAGACGACTTCCATCAGGAATTGGAGTTTCATGAGCAGCGGATTAGAGCTGAATGGGATGAAATAAAAGGGAATTATGATGAAACAAACCTTCCTCCACTGTTCACCTGCAGACACCTGTGACGTTTGGCTCCCCGGTGGCACACATGCATGCAGCACCGGCCCCAATAGGATCAGGCTGCTATATAAAACTCCTCATCCCATCACCACCTGCTTCATCGTTAACCCAACAGCTGATTACAGCTGCCCGTCAGTCGATGAGGGAGGGGCTAGCGGGGGAAAATGGGTCCAATCCCACCTGAGACCGAATCTTTGAGTGTGTCTGACCGGCAGCAGACGGACACAAACACCACCAGCTGATTCCAGCAACACAGATGGAGATGGCTTTAAATAATCTCTTCTTTCCACTCCTCACTAAGCTGTCTCCTCATGCAGCATCACACACTAACGAAGTCCCGTTCTCCTGCTGGGTTCTTACCTTCACAGAGCACCAGCAGTCCCAGCAGACCCAGAAGTCTGTGAGGAAGCATCTTTCCTTCAGCTGCAGGAACAGAGAGACACAGACGAGGTGGAGATCTGGATTGAGAGTGAAGGAGGAACCGACTGAGCCCAGGAGATCCCTGTCAGGATGGGAGAGAGGA contains:
- the lipib gene encoding lipase member H, encoding MLPHRLLGLLGLLVLCEGQDETRTEETCDNFTDLDLSHCFMGTSLYVRLLLYTRSNLECGREINHHHPSSQPLFDLHRPTAFVIHGYRPTGAPPIWINHVVHLLAQQEDMNIIVVDWNRGAANFNYFTAVSYTREAAHNLTGFIKTMQEEGASLSSIHLIGVSLGAHLAGFVGANLKGKIGRITGLDPAGPMFTSATPEDRLDPSDAMFVDVLHTDMNSFGLRGAHGHVDFYANGGADQPGCPKTIFAGKSYFVCDHQRSVFLFLCSLNQTCQLTGYPCSSYGRFLDGQCLQCEAFKPASCPVLGHNMSQWRDALVRLGQTKVFFSTTSSLPYRKLIYRVDMVTWNQYLRWGVVYIRLHSGRNSTEARIDHRHLRLEQYTSSRLLAQFDEDLQHIQKISMRISTGNIIGPRYKIRLLRIRFTPLEHPDRPLMCRFDLIMEENMEVAFRPLACDSGL